The Campylobacter sp. RM16189 DNA segment TTTGATCTTAAAAGGCGGGTAATGGAGTATTTTGCTCAAAACTATCTGCCTAGAAATCGTCTTGTAATAGTACCTTTTGAAAACTCAAATCTATTTAGCGCGCATATGAATCCGACACTTGAGTGTATCGCCGCAAATAGCCTTGGCGCAGATAAACTTGTAGTAGGGCAAAACCACGCCGGAATAGGGATGTTTTATGATCATAACGTGGTTCATACCGTACTTGAGCGATATAAGAAAATTTTAAAACTTGAGATAGTAATTTTGCCAGAGCTTGTATATTGCAATGAGTGCAGAACAATAGTAAGCACTAAAACTTGCCCGCACGGTCAGCATCACCATATAAAATATCATGCGAGCACCTTAAAATCTCTTTTAAATGAGGGAATTTTACCTCCTGCGATCTTGATGAGACGCGATATATCTTCAATGATTTTGAGTGAGCTCTTTCCGAATCGATTCAAAAATCTTCAAAAATTATATGACGATTTATTTCCTAGTAACGGGCTTTTGGAGAAACACACAGAGCGCGAATTTTATGAAGAGCTGATGCAGCTGTATCAGACTATGTCACTTACTTAGTAAAAGGAAAATTATGCAAAAAGTTTTTTTGACTTTTTTTTATACCGGACTTAGTCCGAAGGCTCCGGGAACTGTAGCTAGTCTGGTAGCCGCAGTATTTGCCTATCTTATACTTATATTTTTATCCGATCAGACGCTTTTTCTTGCTTCTATTTTGATTTTTGCAGCAAGTATAAACGTAATAAACGACTACGAGGCAAAAACCGGTGTACACGATGATAAAAGCATAGTCATAGATGAGGTTGCTGGTGTTTGGCTTGCAATTTCAATGAGCTCTGCTTCATGGCTTAGCTTTATATTATCTGTTCTGTTTTTTAGGATTTTTGATATTGTTAAGCCTTCTATTATCGGCAGAGTCGATAGAGATGTGAGAGGCGGGCTTGGAGTGATGGGTGATGATATGCTAGCGGGCTTTTTCGCAGGCCTTTTAAGTGCTATGTGCTATGGAGCTTTGATTAAGCTTGAAATAGGAACAGATTGGCTGATTTCTATTAGATAGATTTAAAAAGGCGAAATTGATATTACTTTTTTCGCCTTAATCTTCCCTCTTCTTCATATATTTCAATCTCTCTTGCATATTCTGGATTTTTCTTTTTAATCTCGTTGCTCATGAACGCTATTAGTTTAGCATCGGCATTCTTGTGGCTTGCCATTATAAGTATGAATTTAAGATAACTTTTTGCAAGATCTGGTAATTGCCCATTGTTTTTAGGTGGTATACTAAATTGATCTGTGAAAATTTTAAGGGCGCTAAATAGTTCGTTTTTAGTTGACTTTGGATTAGATATGATCCCTAAAAGCTGATTAAAGGTGACATCTTCATCGGCTTTTAGGGATTTTGTATTCTTTTTTTGTGGTTCTTGATTTTTGTTTTTGGATTTAAAGAGTAGTAGCAGAACGCCTACAAAGACTAATACTGCTACCAAAATTATTGCAATAAATAGAGATTTTTCACCCATTCTATAGCTTTGCCATTTTTTCAGGTCTTCTAAAATATGCCAGAATTGACACTACAAACATTACCACTACACTCATCCATACGAAGTCAGGCACAGGCACCGGATCTCCTGCGGCATATGAGTGCATACCGCTTAAGTAGAAGTTTACGCCAAAATATGTCATGATAATAGACCAGTAAGCAAACATGGATGTAACCGCAAATGCATATTGGTTATTTAGCTTCGGAATAAATCTTATATGTAATACTGCGGCATATATTAGTATAGAAACCAAGGCCCAAGTTTCTTTGGAGTCCCAGCCCCAATATCTTCCCCAGCTCTCATTTGCCCAAACACCGCCCAAGAAGTTACCAAGAGTAAGAAGGCTAAGTCCTAAAATCATAGCCATTTCATTAATTCGAGTAGCTTCTAGGATATTTCTTGACATCTCTTTATGTTCTTGTTTGCCTTGTAGAATAAATAGCACAAGTACAAACATACCAAGAAGAGAACAAAGCCCTAAGAAACCATAGCTGGCGGTAATAACTGAAACGTGGATTGTAAGCCAATACGACTGAAGAACAGGAACCAGCGTTGTGATCTGCGGATCCATCCAGCTAAGATGTGCTACAAAAAGAGTTATGCCTGCGAGTATTGAAGTAAGCGCCATTGAAATAGGACTTCTATTTGAAAATACTATACCAGAGAGGCCAAGAGCCCAAGCTATATATATCATAGATTCATACGCATTACTCCAAGGCGCGTGTCCTGAGATGTACCAACGCAATGCAAGTCCTGCAGTGTGGGCTAAAAACGCTAAGATGTTTACAGAATATACGATTTTAAACATCCAATTTATATTTAATCTTGGTTTAGCCATTTTAATAAATACAAAACATAATAGTCCGAATCCTGCAAATAGATATATAGGTATTAATGATTGAAAAATCTTATATTTGTTAAATAAAATTTCCATACCTATACGCTCTTTGCTTGGCATTACAGCCTTGCCGTGCTCCTCTTGATAGGTTTTAATCTCTGCTAAAACCCTATTTGGAACGCTCCAATTTCCACTATTTAATGCATCGCTTACTCCCGAGAAGTATTCTTGTAGTATTCTGCTAATAGGCTCGCGCTCCTCTTTAGGAAAATACATCATAGCACTTGCAGGAGCATACCATGTATGGTTAGGATCGTCTATTTTTGGAAACATTGTAAAAATTTCGCCTACAAATACCATATAAAGGATGTTTAAGCGCTCATCTACTTTTTGCACGTCTTTATCAAAGGTTCCACGCTCTGCAGGACGTTTACGGCTTGCAGATTCTGCGTATTTGGTTAGTTTATAAGAGCTTCTTGTGGTATTGCGGTCATATTCGAAAAAATCATTAAATTTGGCATATTTTGCGTTTTCGTCTATTCCTATTATCTTTTTTAGTTCTTTATTGTGAACCGCTATTATAGGCATCTCTCTCCAGTAAGGAGCATCTATCATCATAGATAGTGCAATTTGGTTTGCGTTTGCTTCGTTTATTATATCTTTTTTGTAGACTTTATTTAAAATTTCTCTTGCTACAGTATCAAAAGGCTTCATACGCCCATCGGCACTCTGAACCACTACGGTTGATAATTCTTTTGCGTGGTTTTCATCTATTTTAATAGCAACATTCATAGCATTTGCTTTTGGAGCTACAAAAATACATGCGAAAGCCAGAATACATGCTTTAGCTGTATTTTTGATTGCATCTTCATTTATATATTTTGCCAATTTTCTAAATCTACTATGAGGATTTACTACGTTAAAAAATAGTCCAAGACCGAGTAAGAAGTATCCTATATAAGTTGGAATTTTGCCTGGGTCTCTATTGACAGATAGGATTGTGCCACGCTCATCTTTATCATAAGAGCTTTGGAAAAATCTATATCCTGCGTGATCAAGAACATGGTTCATATAAATTCTATAATCATAATCTCCTGTTTGAGGATCTTTTACTACAACCTCACTTGCGTAGCTCATAGGGGAATTTGAGCCAGGATATCGCTTGAGCTCAAAATCTTTAAGGTGTAGAGAAAACGGAAGAATTATCTCTCTAGCTCCCCAAGATGCTGTAAATTCTTGACCTCCGATAGTTTGAACAACAGGCATAACATAGTTTTCGTAAAGTACAATCTCTTTGCTCTCTCCATTGAAGCTTAAATCAGCAACCAAAGCGTCAAATTGTCCGCCTTTACTTACAAGTCTTCTTTGAGCCTTTTTAAGGATATTTTTAGGAGCGAAATTTATATCTCCTATGGTATATAATTGCATAGGAAGAAATTCTGTAGGTTTTTTAGCCTCATATTCTCCTTTTTCGTTAGTTGCCATTATGAAGTAGCCTACATTATGATTTGAAGTCATTGTAAAATTGCCATCTTTATACTCGAATTTAACAAATCTTTCCAGTGTAGGATCGGCATTAAAGGCAAAGCTTACCCCGCCAAGCTCTCTGACGTCTCCCGGTTTGAGCCCTACATCTTCACGGTTTTGACTATCAGATACCACAATCTCTATAAGAGGATCTCCGCTATTGGCCGCATAGTATTCAAATTCTGCATTTTTATAGAATGCTTTATATTTTAGATTGGCTTTTTGTCCGCCTACATCCAGATCTATGTTAAATTCATGAGGGGTTACGGCATTTATCTGCTTGGGAATGGAAACTTTATACTCTTTTCCATCTTTTTGAGTCTTCATCTCAAGCCTTGAACCCATCTCATACATCCTATCTTGAGTTGTGTTTTCTCTAATATGCATATTTGCTTCAAATCCTAGATATCTAGTCATGGCAGAGCCAAGCAGCATAAATAAAAAGCTTAGATGAAATATAAAAACAGGCAGTTTTTTCATATCCATAAGTTTATATTTATAAATATTGTATGCCAAATTTATACCCAAAAGCAACTGAATAAGCGCAAACCATGTAGCCCCGTATATTAAAGCCCAGGCGCTTTTTGTATCATAAACGGTTTCTACTATAGTGGCAATACCGCTTGCAATAGCGAATATTAGTAACAAAACTATAGCCGACGTCATACTTAAAAACAGAGATTTAATGCCTCTCATTAGAATCCTTTTAATTTTAGCTGCGCAAAATTATAGCAATATTTTTTTAAATATTTGTTACTATATAATAAATTTCTAATTACTGGAATAATCGTTAGTATAATAAATATCTAGCAAAAGGATACTTTAAAGTTATTTGTTTTGGTTTAAAATATTCTTATTTTACTAATTTATAATATTTGTTATTATTTCTTGGCTCAAAATATAAAAAATAATTCAAATAGAGCAATTCAGTCAAAAAGTATAGCAAATCTTTTATTTATTTATAATTATAAATATAATATTTATTACTTCTTATATATAAAATTTATACTACTTTTGTCAAGATTACTAATATATCGAGCTTTGTATAAGATAATAGTTATCAATTATCATTAAAAGATGATATTACTAATTTACGTATAATTTACGTAGGACTTTTATTATTCTGCTTAAACTTAATAAGGAGGAAACATGAACAGTTCAAGACGAAATTTCTTGAAAGCTTCTACTGCGACCGGAATAATGGCTATGACATATGCTCCTGGTACGCTTGGCGCTGTCGGAGCTAAAGCTTTACAAGCTAGCGATAAGGCCGTTTATAGCTTTTGCGAGATGTGCTCTACCCGCTGTCCTATAGAGGCTAGAGTGGTTGATGGAAAAAATATTTTTATTCAAGGAAATGGCAAGGTAAGCGGAACAGCTACTTCTGTTTGTGCAAGAGGTGGTGCTGGACACAGCCAACTATATGATCCTCAAAGACTTGTTAAGCCTCTTATTAGAGTAGGCGAGCGCGGTGAAAATAAGTGGCGCGAAGCTAGCTGGGATGAGGCACTTGATCTAGTGGCTAAAAAGATGCTTGAGATTAAAGAAAAATATGGACCTGAGAGCTTTGTATTCACTGCAAAATCAAGTCAAACTCATAAACTAATGACGACTTTTGCGAGCGCTTATGGATCTCCAAACTGCTTTTCTCACCTATCCTGTTGTCCGATAACATACAGAATGGTATGTGAGCATATGTATGGCGATGGAAGATTAAAAAGAGACTTTGGAAATGCAAAATATATCGTAAATTTCGGTCACAACCTCTTTGAAGGTATCGTTATATCAGACACTAAAAAAGTTGCTAAAATGGCTGAGAGAGATGATACTAAACTTTTAGTTCTTGAGCCAAGATTTAGCGTTATAGCCGCTAAGGCTGACGAGTGGCTACCTGTAAAACCGGGAACCGATCTAGCGTTTGTATTAGCACTTATTCATACATGGATTAAAAACGGAACCTATGATAAAGAGTTTATTGAGAAATTTACAATCGGCTTTGACAAGGTTGTGGAAAGCACCAAAGACACAACTCCAGAGTGGCAAGAAAAGATCACAGGAATTCCTGCTAAAACAGTTGAGAGAATAGCAGGAGAGATTTGGAAAGCAGCTCCAAAAGTAATCATTGACTTTGGACATAAAACAACCACTGCTAAAGCTGAATACATAAGAACAAGAGCCATCATGGTAGCAAATGCGATGATGGGTAACTGGGAGAAAAAGGGCGGATTATTTGGTGGTAAAAACGCGAAAAAATATAACTCTTTAGTAGGCGAAGAGCTAATACCTGCTATAACAAATCCTGATGCGGCCATAAAAGTTCCAAAAACTCCAAGACTTGATGCTGCTGGGGAAGACGGAAGAAATAAATTCGTAGGCAGAAGTCACGGTGTTTTAATGGAAATTCCTGATGCAATTATGAGTGAGAAACCTTATCCTATAAAAGGTTGGTTCAATATCAGATTTAACCATATGATAAACGTTGCAGGAACTGATAAGACTATAGAGAGCCTTAAAAAGCTTGACTTTATCGTAAGCTCTGACGTTTATATGAACGACTTTTCTATCTATGCAGACGTTATTTTACCAGAGAGCACCTATCTTGAAAGAGATGAGGGGATCGAAGATAAATCAAGTCAAAAACCTGCATATATGATAAGAAATAAGGTAATTGATCCGGTTGGTGATACAAAGAACGGTTACGATATCTTTAGAGAGCTTGCAAGACGCATGAAAATTGATGAAAAATATGCCAATAATACAATGGATGAGTGGAGAATGCAACAAGTTAAAGGAAATGCCGAGCTGCTAGCCCAGCTTGCAAAAGATGGATATGTGACTTGGAAGGTTCCTGGAATTTTATTTAGAGAAAAAGACAGCGTTAAAAATTTTGTTAAGAAATTCCCTCATGCAGAGAAATTCGTAGGTGAAAATGGTCTTATGGATTCTCAAATTAAATTTAAAACAGATAGTGGAAAAATTGAGCTATTTAGTGAGAAAGTTGAAGCACAATTCCCCACTTATGGTTGCTTAGGAAGTATGGAAAATAACATTAGAGATATGGACGTTTACGGTGGACACGAACTATCTATCATGACAGGCAAAACTCCTATTCATACAAATGGACATACTCAAAACGTTCCATTCCTAAATGATCTTATGAGCGACTCTCCTGTGTGGATACATCCAAAAACAGCTAAAAAACATGGAGTAAAAACCGGAGATAAGGTATTTTTACAAAACAAGTTCTCAAAAGACAAAGCAACTATATTTGTAACAGAAGGTATTAGAGAGGATACTTTATTCTTATATCACGGATTTGGACACGTTTCAGCAGGTCTTGAAAGAATAGATGGAGTAGGGACAAACCAAAGCAAATTGCTTGACCCTGCGGCTGGTCCAGTATGCGCCACGATGGTTACAAACGTTGGCGTTGATATAGTAAAAGCATAAGGAAGAGAAGATGAAAAGATATACTATGGTTCATAATGAAAATCTTTGTATTGGATGTCAAGCTTGTTCTGTAGCTTGTAGAAGTGAAAACAGCGTTCCAAACGGAGTGTATAGACTTCAAGTTCATGCAAAGATGAGTGGAACATTCCCAAATTTAAAAACAGACTTTATAAGAAATAGCTGTGTAATGTGTGAAGATGCTCCTTGCGTAGACGTATGTCCTACAGGAGCTAGCTTTAAGACTGCAGACGGACTTACATTGATGGATCACAGCATCTGTGTATCTTGCAAATACTGTGTACTTGCTTGTCCTTATGATGCTAGATATGTAGAACCAAAAACAGGAGAGGTTGATAAATGTACATTCTGTTTTGATACAAGAGTATCGCAGGGTGATCAACCTGCATGTGTTACCGTTTGTCCTACAGATGCGTTAGCATTTGGAGATCTAAACGATAAAAACAGCGAAGTAAGTAAAATTTTACAACAAAAAGCTCACTACTATCCAAAAGCAGAGCTTAAAACAAAACCTAAACTAGCCATGATTGCTAACCGCAAAGGAGGAAGCCATGAATAATATGTGGGGAAGCGTTGCTCAATATAACGAAATTTACTGGCCGTGGCCGATTGCAGTCTATCTATTTTTGGCGGGTCTTTCTGCGGGATCTATGATGGTTGCTCTTTTAGTAAAATGGAACTATCACAAACAAGAAAATGATACTATTTGGGATGCGATGGTTAAAGCGGGGGCTATAGTTGCTCCTATTACCATCTGTGTTGGCTTGGCTCTTCTTGTGTTTGACCTTGGTAAGCCTCTTAGCTTTTATTGGATTTTGTTAAAATATAACTTCTTGTCTGTTATGTCAATAGGTGTTGCCTTGCTTTTGATTTATACGCCTTTTGCTTTCTTGTTCGCTATTATAATATTTGAAAAAGAGATAGAAAAACACTCTATTTTAAGTATCTTAAGGCCAGTTTCAAGAATTATTCGCTCATTTGCGCCTTTGGCTAAAACTATAGAGACTGTTTTATTTTTACTAGCTATCGGAGTGGGAGTTTATACAGGCTTCTTGTTAAGTGCTATTACAAAACTTCCTCTTTGGAATACGCCTATATTGCCGATTCTATTTTTGACATCAGGCTTTAGCTCAGGCGTTGCGGCAAATATTTTGGTGGGGCTACTATGCTTCAAGCACCTAATAAATAAGGATAATGTAAAATATCTGCTAGTTTTAGACCTTAGAGCTGTATTGTTTGAGGTTCCTTTGATAGCGATACTTTTCTTGGGTCTACATTTCGAGGGCGGCGTAAGTGCGGTTGCTGTAAAACAAGCTCTTACAACGGGACATTATGCTATAATCTTCTGGCTAGGCGTTGTGGGCGTTGGACTTGCAACTCCAATATTAATAGCAGCTACCGCTCTTAAAAATCACGCTTATAGAGTAGGATATATCGTAGCCAACTCTATCGTAGTAATCTTTGGAGTAATTTTACTAAGATACTATATAGTATATGCAGGGCAGGTATTTACAGGAGTTTGATAGGGTGAGAATCCTACTTTTAGAGGATGATTTTAATTATAGAGAGAGTGTCTCGGAGTATCTTCAGGTCTTAGGCTATGAGGTTGACGAGGCGCCTGATGGGCAGGTGGCATGCGACAAGATATCAAAAAGCTTCTACCACCTGCTTATTCTTGACATAAAGGTTCCGCATATAAGCGGGCACGAAGTTATAAAATATGCAAAAGATATTGGCCTTCAAACCCCGATAATGATCATGACCTCGCTTGTTGATATTAATAATTTATCCGTTGGTTACGAGCTAGGTTGTAACGAATATCTAAAAAAACCTTTCGAGTTAGCTGAGCTTAAATTTAGAGTCAATGAACTAATGCGCAAGTATCATGGAAAAGATGATAAGAATTTAATCACTATAGATGATGATTCTAAGCTAGATACTATTAAAAAACAGCTACATTTTAAAGATAAGATAATAGAGCTTAGCTTAAAGGAATTTGACCTAATAGAGTGCTTGCTTTATCATAAAAATAGTTTTGTAGGAGTTGAGACTCTTAGGGCTGAGGTTTGGGGTGATAAGGAGATAGATTCGGCGGATATTAGGATGCACGTTCTTAAAATTCGTCAAAAAACAAAACCTGATTTTATCGTTTCATCTCGTGGACTTGGCTATAAAATAGATGTTAAACAACCTTAAAATCCCGATTTTTTCGACTTTGGTGATAATGGTTTTATTTATTTTCCAAAGCTATGAGATTATAAATTTAAGCGCTAAAGACGAATATTCTAAAAACATGTTTGAATTACTTGAATACGAGGGCAAAATACGTCATAGTCTAGAAAATAATCAAACTATTCCATCATCTTTGATATATAAATATGGAATTTACACTTACAAAGAGAAAAAAGTAGTATCAAATTTAGAGGTTGCACCAAGCACCTTTCAGTTTGTAACCTTGCAAGAGAAGGGATATCTCTTTTACAAGAGCTATTTTCAGCTGGAGCAGAATTTTTATTATCTGATTTTGGCTAAAAAACAAAATAGCGCAAGAATTTTGTTTGTTACAGTTTTAACCCTTGTATTTGCCTTGATCGTGGTTTTTGTTACGCTGTATCTATCTTTTGTGAGTGGCATTAAGCCATACAAAGATGCAAAAAAATATATGAATAATTTTTTTAACGATGCCATGCATGAGCTTAAAACCCCTCTTGGAGTAATAGGTATAAATTTAGAGATGCTAGGCATTGACAATAAATACACCAGCCGCATAAAAGCAGCTTTAAAACAGATGCAAATAACGTACGAAGATACAGAGTACTATATCAAACATAGCTATATTTTGTTTCCACCTGAGATTTTAAATTTGAGTGAATTTTGCCTTGAGCGAGCTAGGTATATGAGAGGGCTTGCGATGTCTAAGAATATTAAAATCTATGATTTTGTAGAGCCTGATTTGAAGGTCTTTATGAATAAGATTGAGGCAGGAAGGCTTATAGACAATAATCTTAGTAATGCCATTAAATATAGCCCAACAGGAAGTATTATAAATTTAAAATTAAGCCTTCAAAGCGATTGGATAGTGCTTGAGGTGGAGGATTTTGG contains these protein-coding regions:
- the phsA gene encoding thiosulfate reductase PhsA, whose translation is MNSSRRNFLKASTATGIMAMTYAPGTLGAVGAKALQASDKAVYSFCEMCSTRCPIEARVVDGKNIFIQGNGKVSGTATSVCARGGAGHSQLYDPQRLVKPLIRVGERGENKWREASWDEALDLVAKKMLEIKEKYGPESFVFTAKSSQTHKLMTTFASAYGSPNCFSHLSCCPITYRMVCEHMYGDGRLKRDFGNAKYIVNFGHNLFEGIVISDTKKVAKMAERDDTKLLVLEPRFSVIAAKADEWLPVKPGTDLAFVLALIHTWIKNGTYDKEFIEKFTIGFDKVVESTKDTTPEWQEKITGIPAKTVERIAGEIWKAAPKVIIDFGHKTTTAKAEYIRTRAIMVANAMMGNWEKKGGLFGGKNAKKYNSLVGEELIPAITNPDAAIKVPKTPRLDAAGEDGRNKFVGRSHGVLMEIPDAIMSEKPYPIKGWFNIRFNHMINVAGTDKTIESLKKLDFIVSSDVYMNDFSIYADVILPESTYLERDEGIEDKSSQKPAYMIRNKVIDPVGDTKNGYDIFRELARRMKIDEKYANNTMDEWRMQQVKGNAELLAQLAKDGYVTWKVPGILFREKDSVKNFVKKFPHAEKFVGENGLMDSQIKFKTDSGKIELFSEKVEAQFPTYGCLGSMENNIRDMDVYGGHELSIMTGKTPIHTNGHTQNVPFLNDLMSDSPVWIHPKTAKKHGVKTGDKVFLQNKFSKDKATIFVTEGIREDTLFLYHGFGHVSAGLERIDGVGTNQSKLLDPAAGPVCATMVTNVGVDIVKA
- a CDS encoding phosphatidylglycerophosphatase A, with the translated sequence MQKVFLTFFYTGLSPKAPGTVASLVAAVFAYLILIFLSDQTLFLASILIFAASINVINDYEAKTGVHDDKSIVIDEVAGVWLAISMSSASWLSFILSVLFFRIFDIVKPSIIGRVDRDVRGGLGVMGDDMLAGFFAGLLSAMCYGALIKLEIGTDWLISIR
- a CDS encoding HAMP domain-containing sensor histidine kinase; its protein translation is MVLFIFQSYEIINLSAKDEYSKNMFELLEYEGKIRHSLENNQTIPSSLIYKYGIYTYKEKKVVSNLEVAPSTFQFVTLQEKGYLFYKSYFQLEQNFYYLILAKKQNSARILFVTVLTLVFALIVVFVTLYLSFVSGIKPYKDAKKYMNNFFNDAMHELKTPLGVIGINLEMLGIDNKYTSRIKAALKQMQITYEDTEYYIKHSYILFPPEILNLSEFCLERARYMRGLAMSKNIKIYDFVEPDLKVFMNKIEAGRLIDNNLSNAIKYSPTGSIINLKLSLQSDWIVLEVEDFGEGIKDPNKIWKRYVRDEGVQGGFGLGLNIVAGICIKNGIEYSVTSELKKGSVFKYKFIPYSKHILD
- the ccsA gene encoding cytochrome c biogenesis protein CcsA — encoded protein: MRGIKSLFLSMTSAIVLLLIFAIASGIATIVETVYDTKSAWALIYGATWFALIQLLLGINLAYNIYKYKLMDMKKLPVFIFHLSFLFMLLGSAMTRYLGFEANMHIRENTTQDRMYEMGSRLEMKTQKDGKEYKVSIPKQINAVTPHEFNIDLDVGGQKANLKYKAFYKNAEFEYYAANSGDPLIEIVVSDSQNREDVGLKPGDVRELGGVSFAFNADPTLERFVKFEYKDGNFTMTSNHNVGYFIMATNEKGEYEAKKPTEFLPMQLYTIGDINFAPKNILKKAQRRLVSKGGQFDALVADLSFNGESKEIVLYENYVMPVVQTIGGQEFTASWGAREIILPFSLHLKDFELKRYPGSNSPMSYASEVVVKDPQTGDYDYRIYMNHVLDHAGYRFFQSSYDKDERGTILSVNRDPGKIPTYIGYFLLGLGLFFNVVNPHSRFRKLAKYINEDAIKNTAKACILAFACIFVAPKANAMNVAIKIDENHAKELSTVVVQSADGRMKPFDTVAREILNKVYKKDIINEANANQIALSMMIDAPYWREMPIIAVHNKELKKIIGIDENAKYAKFNDFFEYDRNTTRSSYKLTKYAESASRKRPAERGTFDKDVQKVDERLNILYMVFVGEIFTMFPKIDDPNHTWYAPASAMMYFPKEEREPISRILQEYFSGVSDALNSGNWSVPNRVLAEIKTYQEEHGKAVMPSKERIGMEILFNKYKIFQSLIPIYLFAGFGLLCFVFIKMAKPRLNINWMFKIVYSVNILAFLAHTAGLALRWYISGHAPWSNAYESMIYIAWALGLSGIVFSNRSPISMALTSILAGITLFVAHLSWMDPQITTLVPVLQSYWLTIHVSVITASYGFLGLCSLLGMFVLVLFILQGKQEHKEMSRNILEATRINEMAMILGLSLLTLGNFLGGVWANESWGRYWGWDSKETWALVSILIYAAVLHIRFIPKLNNQYAFAVTSMFAYWSIIMTYFGVNFYLSGMHSYAAGDPVPVPDFVWMSVVVMFVVSILAYFRRPEKMAKL
- a CDS encoding fatty-acid--CoA ligase, which translates into the protein MGEKSLFIAIILVAVLVFVGVLLLLFKSKNKNQEPQKKNTKSLKADEDVTFNQLLGIISNPKSTKNELFSALKIFTDQFSIPPKNNGQLPDLAKSYLKFILIMASHKNADAKLIAFMSNEIKKKNPEYAREIEIYEEEGRLRRKK
- a CDS encoding response regulator transcription factor, whose amino-acid sequence is MRILLLEDDFNYRESVSEYLQVLGYEVDEAPDGQVACDKISKSFYHLLILDIKVPHISGHEVIKYAKDIGLQTPIMIMTSLVDINNLSVGYELGCNEYLKKPFELAELKFRVNELMRKYHGKDDKNLITIDDDSKLDTIKKQLHFKDKIIELSLKEFDLIECLLYHKNSFVGVETLRAEVWGDKEIDSADIRMHVLKIRQKTKPDFIVSSRGLGYKIDVKQP
- a CDS encoding 4Fe-4S dicluster domain-containing protein, whose translation is MKRYTMVHNENLCIGCQACSVACRSENSVPNGVYRLQVHAKMSGTFPNLKTDFIRNSCVMCEDAPCVDVCPTGASFKTADGLTLMDHSICVSCKYCVLACPYDARYVEPKTGEVDKCTFCFDTRVSQGDQPACVTVCPTDALAFGDLNDKNSEVSKILQQKAHYYPKAELKTKPKLAMIANRKGGSHE
- the nrfD gene encoding NrfD/PsrC family molybdoenzyme membrane anchor subunit — encoded protein: MNNMWGSVAQYNEIYWPWPIAVYLFLAGLSAGSMMVALLVKWNYHKQENDTIWDAMVKAGAIVAPITICVGLALLVFDLGKPLSFYWILLKYNFLSVMSIGVALLLIYTPFAFLFAIIIFEKEIEKHSILSILRPVSRIIRSFAPLAKTIETVLFLLAIGVGVYTGFLLSAITKLPLWNTPILPILFLTSGFSSGVAANILVGLLCFKHLINKDNVKYLLVLDLRAVLFEVPLIAILFLGLHFEGGVSAVAVKQALTTGHYAIIFWLGVVGVGLATPILIAATALKNHAYRVGYIVANSIVVIFGVILLRYYIVYAGQVFTGV